One window of Chitinophagales bacterium genomic DNA carries:
- a CDS encoding ParB N-terminal domain-containing protein, whose translation MKHEMGYAYCDQIEIIPGFNTREDFGTAEQQAELKTSIKEEGILVNCLVRETDRILMDGANNPITDDAGNTQPIYEIFDGARRLGVATMLTEENPDNPVLIPLSIYPKETTETQMLLAMLITGTEQKQLTPYEQAKGIERLAKLKMKGKDIADKIGKTPAYVTNCLKFMKEASPTLKEQVKAGAVTMAAALDILNAAANQEEADEIAKEAAEHAEKSGKKRVGESSVKAATKKRTADPEDEDTEQPEGKPAPAKSKMAPALDILEGLYKSITAQPKETVKPEPLEILDALIRLVSGKCEVVEIAPLFIVMETPAPAAPEKKKSLKDRMEEAAAEDDKPATKKAAKKATTKKAAAPKATAKKKEVAKKKDEPAPDAEDEFDDFGE comes from the coding sequence ATGAAACATGAAATGGGTTACGCATATTGCGATCAGATCGAGATCATACCAGGGTTCAATACCCGTGAAGATTTCGGAACGGCTGAACAACAAGCCGAATTAAAGACCTCTATTAAGGAGGAAGGTATATTGGTTAACTGTCTTGTGCGGGAAACGGACCGCATCCTGATGGATGGTGCGAACAATCCGATAACAGACGATGCAGGTAACACGCAGCCTATCTACGAGATATTTGACGGGGCACGCAGGCTCGGGGTGGCTACTATGCTGACTGAGGAGAATCCTGACAACCCGGTGCTTATACCGTTGAGTATCTACCCTAAAGAGACAACTGAGACACAGATGCTGCTGGCTATGCTGATAACGGGTACTGAGCAGAAGCAACTTACCCCGTACGAGCAGGCAAAGGGTATCGAAAGGCTGGCCAAACTGAAAATGAAAGGTAAAGACATCGCTGATAAAATAGGTAAAACCCCCGCCTATGTTACCAACTGTCTTAAGTTCATGAAAGAAGCGTCCCCTACATTGAAAGAACAGGTAAAAGCGGGTGCTGTTACCATGGCGGCTGCGCTGGATATTCTGAATGCGGCAGCTAACCAGGAGGAGGCAGATGAGATAGCCAAAGAAGCGGCTGAACATGCTGAGAAGTCAGGTAAAAAACGTGTCGGTGAAAGTTCTGTTAAGGCGGCTACTAAGAAACGCACAGCCGACCCCGAAGATGAGGACACTGAACAGCCGGAAGGTAAACCCGCACCGGCCAAGTCAAAGATGGCACCAGCTTTAGATATACTGGAAGGCCTGTACAAGTCAATAACTGCGCAGCCTAAAGAAACGGTGAAGCCTGAACCGCTGGAAATACTCGATGCCCTCATCAGGCTGGTATCGGGTAAATGCGAGGTGGTAGAGATAGCTCCGTTGTTTATCGTTATGGAGACTCCCGCACCGGCTGCACCTGAAAAGAAAAAATCCCTAAAAGACAGGATGGAGGAAGCAGCCGCTGAGGATGACAAGCCTGCTACTAAAAAAGCAGCAAAGAAAGCAACCACTAAAAAGGCTGCAGCCCCTAAAGCTACCGCAAAGAAAAAAGAGGTAGCTAAGAAAAAGGACGAACCCGCCCCCGATGCTGAGGATGAGTTCGATGACTTCGGGGAATAG
- a CDS encoding AAA family ATPase, whose product MVNISAIRIEGFRSYVNPIDFKFGDKGLYQVSGPNGVGKTTLFSALVWALYGQNLHETDNKAVQTYKWMQGKEYKGTRVMLRMQIAGTVYMIARHLNYSGATFGLKGESKLMIFSKPVTDKGKFTSEHMVNDALYKKDQQQYINGIIGLSAKAFINSLVFGQGLARLIKASGVEKRELFEEFFDLGWVEDAKAKADLEKVDLNNQITALSTEDYKLQVQIDSATAQRNQAKAYLDNFNAAKEERINDIKSEGRELKQRYEDLKAQRDAMVAANKKKAGNTTAADVKSALNAATAAQEAQDALKRDIRVQKSNLDDIDRKTAGIARKIEELSGQATNIATECPTCGAPVKPDKIKTLKKNLSDQMKEQELERARLNSFKGDYVTALERLDKELQEAGATYDAAYKEYELVKAKFESTVSDDVTSIEARIEETRTALERTKQRLTKAQDEEPVEQDITAFDDTIAQAEAKQRENSVKTKELTNRLDKVTWWITEGFSSKGLKSYIFSAMLAKLNEFAAQYAVYFGYHVKFFIDLDKKSKPFVTTIYKDGHELDYSDLSGGQRQRVDVVLAFAMNDLACYKNPCNLLILDELFESLDQAGIELAYEVIRRKSEQQAVYVVSHSPFVEVNDAVRIEISGGTDGQPSELN is encoded by the coding sequence ATGGTTAATATATCAGCTATTCGTATTGAAGGGTTCAGATCATATGTCAACCCGATAGATTTCAAATTCGGGGATAAGGGTTTATACCAGGTAAGCGGTCCGAACGGGGTGGGTAAAACCACCCTGTTTTCCGCACTGGTTTGGGCACTGTACGGGCAGAACCTGCATGAGACAGACAACAAAGCAGTACAGACCTATAAATGGATGCAGGGCAAAGAGTACAAAGGTACCCGGGTAATGCTGCGTATGCAGATAGCGGGTACGGTGTACATGATAGCCCGCCACCTTAACTACTCGGGGGCTACCTTCGGATTAAAAGGGGAATCAAAATTGATGATATTTTCCAAACCTGTTACCGATAAGGGTAAGTTCACATCCGAACATATGGTCAATGATGCTTTGTACAAAAAAGACCAGCAGCAGTACATAAACGGTATCATTGGGTTATCCGCAAAAGCCTTTATAAACTCGCTGGTATTCGGTCAGGGGCTTGCCCGGCTGATAAAAGCATCGGGGGTTGAGAAGCGGGAATTGTTCGAGGAGTTCTTTGATCTCGGGTGGGTAGAGGATGCTAAGGCCAAGGCCGATCTCGAAAAAGTAGACCTGAACAATCAGATAACCGCGTTATCCACGGAGGACTACAAATTACAGGTGCAGATAGATTCAGCCACCGCACAACGTAATCAGGCTAAGGCCTACCTGGATAACTTCAATGCGGCTAAAGAGGAGCGCATAAATGACATCAAATCTGAGGGTAGGGAACTTAAGCAGCGGTATGAGGACTTGAAGGCCCAACGGGATGCCATGGTAGCTGCCAATAAGAAAAAAGCGGGTAATACTACCGCTGCCGATGTCAAGTCTGCTTTAAATGCCGCTACGGCTGCACAGGAAGCTCAGGACGCACTTAAAAGAGACATCAGGGTACAGAAGTCCAACCTGGATGATATTGACCGTAAAACGGCTGGAATTGCCCGTAAAATTGAGGAGCTTTCTGGGCAGGCTACAAATATAGCCACTGAATGCCCGACATGCGGTGCCCCGGTGAAACCTGACAAGATAAAGACATTAAAGAAAAATCTGAGTGATCAGATGAAGGAGCAGGAACTTGAACGCGCTCGGTTGAACAGTTTCAAGGGAGATTACGTCACCGCACTGGAACGGTTAGATAAGGAACTGCAGGAAGCGGGGGCTACCTACGATGCCGCGTACAAAGAGTATGAGCTAGTTAAAGCTAAATTCGAGTCAACAGTATCTGATGATGTGACCTCTATAGAAGCACGCATAGAGGAGACACGCACAGCACTGGAACGTACTAAGCAACGACTGACCAAAGCACAGGACGAGGAACCCGTTGAACAGGACATCACCGCGTTTGATGATACCATAGCGCAGGCCGAGGCCAAACAACGGGAAAATTCAGTTAAGACAAAAGAACTCACTAACAGGCTGGATAAGGTAACCTGGTGGATAACTGAGGGTTTCAGTTCAAAAGGCTTGAAGTCTTATATATTCAGTGCCATGCTGGCCAAGCTCAATGAGTTCGCAGCACAGTACGCGGTTTATTTCGGGTACCACGTCAAGTTCTTTATTGACCTCGATAAGAAGTCGAAACCGTTTGTCACTACCATATACAAGGACGGGCACGAACTGGATTACTCAGACTTGTCAGGCGGGCAGCGTCAACGGGTAGATGTGGTACTGGCATTCGCTATGAATGACCTTGCCTGTTACAAGAACCCGTGTAACCTGCTTATATTGGATGAGTTGTTCGAGTCACTCGATCAGGCGGGTATTGAATTGGCTTATGAGGTTATCCGCAGGAAGTCTGAACAACAGGCGGTGTATGTGGTGTCACACTCCCCGTTCGTTGAGGTAAACGATGCTGTGCGCATAGAAATATCCGGGGGTACTGACGGGCAGCCAAGTGAACTTAATTAA
- a CDS encoding metallophosphoesterase codes for MKAVYVTDIHINKYNNFADKSDRLEDCLRVIDDCYELAASHGAQHILMSGDMFDTVKYLLTEVINKTTARFARWIDAYPDITWYCITGNHDFGSKNLPDKPAISSIEFLTQAFPDNIVLLDNAYTVIGDAVVYGIPNYEFPEHYRQMLENATQLDVNYKGAKSKILMIHQKPPHKSNPLVKADTDPTDPLYDMFDLILCGDIHASEWVTDKFLLGGNPLHKDANDAGRDKGIWLLDLSDPLNTIKFVSRRGKYPEFIKVPAGEGVIDDNNFIIQQPEVDVKIDGLADAGAFSNNLPRRDLVANFVAEKGNDDPDLVDMGVRFVE; via the coding sequence ATGAAAGCGGTATACGTAACCGATATACACATTAACAAGTATAACAACTTCGCTGATAAGTCAGACAGGTTGGAAGATTGCCTGCGGGTCATAGATGATTGCTATGAACTGGCAGCATCACACGGGGCGCAGCATATACTTATGTCAGGGGATATGTTTGACACGGTAAAATACCTGCTCACCGAGGTTATCAATAAGACAACCGCACGGTTTGCCCGTTGGATAGACGCATATCCTGACATTACCTGGTATTGCATTACGGGTAACCATGATTTCGGCAGTAAGAATCTTCCTGACAAGCCTGCTATATCTTCCATAGAGTTTCTTACGCAGGCATTCCCTGACAATATAGTATTACTGGACAATGCCTACACTGTTATTGGGGACGCGGTAGTTTACGGCATCCCTAACTACGAGTTCCCTGAGCATTACAGGCAGATGCTGGAAAATGCTACACAGTTGGACGTTAACTATAAGGGGGCTAAAAGTAAGATACTTATGATACATCAGAAGCCACCTCATAAGTCTAACCCGCTTGTAAAGGCTGATACCGATCCAACAGACCCACTGTATGATATGTTTGATCTCATACTCTGCGGGGATATACATGCCTCTGAGTGGGTAACTGACAAGTTTCTGTTGGGTGGTAACCCGCTGCATAAAGATGCCAACGATGCGGGGAGGGATAAAGGCATATGGCTGCTGGATTTATCAGACCCGCTTAACACTATAAAGTTCGTATCGCGTAGGGGTAAATACCCTGAGTTCATCAAAGTACCCGCCGGGGAAGGTGTAATAGATGACAACAATTTCATCATCCAACAACCCGAGGTAGATGTTAAAATAGATGGGTTAGCTGATGCGGGAGCATTCAGCAATAATCTCCCGAGGCGGGATTTGGTTGCCAACTTCGTAGCTGAGAAAGGTAATGATGACCCCGACCTGGTGGATATGGGTGTCAGGTTCGTAGAATAA